In Babylonia areolata isolate BAREFJ2019XMU chromosome 19, ASM4173473v1, whole genome shotgun sequence, a single window of DNA contains:
- the LOC143293390 gene encoding max dimerization protein 1-like: MTLHLDWKMQNIAQLLQAAEFLERREREAEHGYASTLPMPDELTKKKPRGKKSQGNRSTHNELEKNRRAHLRHCLEKLKDLVPLGSDASRHTTLGLLTKARSFIKNLEDKDRKSSSQIEYLKREHRHLQRKLEQMSAGSYRVRQERSISECSTSTNASSSSLGSSVSSRCSEESDEIDIMGGCNSDSDDISSVESLGSEGYGSGNSCNFSYSMDDSPYSEDL; encoded by the exons ATGACTTTGCATCTTGATTGGAAAATGCAGAACATTGCTCAGCTTTTGCAAGCGGCTGAATTCCTCGAAAGGCGAGAAAGAG aaGCAGAACATGGCTACGCATCAACGTTACCTATGCCGGATGAATTAACAAAGAAGAAGCCGAGAGGGAAAAAATCTCAGGGAAATAG atcgACACATAACGAACTGGAGAAAAATAG GAGAGCACATCTCAGACATTGCCTTGAGAAGTTAAAAGACCTTGTTCCTCTGGGGTCGGACGCTTCAAGACACACCACTTTAGGCTTATTAACCAAAGCACGGTCCTTTATCAAG AACCTTGAAGACAAGGACCGGAAAAGTTCCAGTCAAATTGAGTACCTGAAGCGGGAGCACCGGCACCTGCAGCGCAAGCTGGAACAAATGTCGGCCGGTTCCTATCGGGTCCGGCAGGAGCGCAGCATCAGCGAATGTTCAACGTCCACCAATGCTTCTAGTTCTTCCTTGGGCTCGTCAGTCAGCTCCCGCTGCTCAGAGGAGTCTG aTGAGATTGACATCATGGGTGGCTGCAACAGCGACAGCGATGACATCAGCAGTGTGGAGAGTCTGGGGAGCGAAGGATATGGCAGCGGCAACTCTTGCAACTTTAGTTACTCTATGGACGATTCCCCCTACTCTGAGGATCTCTGA